The nucleotide sequence CTGGGCAAGACGAGCCCGCTGGTCGCGACGAGCGGTGAGGCCGCGATGTTCGCGTCCTACGGCACCGCCGCCGGCTCGATGACGGACTTCACCGTGGCCCAGGTGCAGAACCCCGCCGTGCAGGCGGAGGTGCACGAGAACGAGACGGCGACGAGCCACTACATGGCCACGCCCGAGCACTTCCTCTGGCACGCACGCCAGGCCGAGGCATCCGATTCCGCCGCCGACTTCCTCTCGGCCGTGATCGTCGACGAGAAGTCGGTGTGGGATTACAACCGCGGCATCACGAGCCGCGACGGCATCACCCGCACGCAGGCCGATCCGCCGGCCGAGCAGCTCGTGCCGCTCTACCCCGCCGACGGCTACTACACGGCCGACAATCCCGTCATGCGTCTCACCGGTGGGTGGGTCGACCCGGTCGAATCGGAGGCGGCGGCCGACTTCATCCGCTTCACGCATACCGCGCAGGGCCAGGCGGCCGTGCGCGCCGCGGGCTACCGCGACCTCAACCGCGACCTCGACGAGGGCGTCCAGCAGGTCGGGCAGCTGGACGGTGAGCAGGGCGGCATGCTCGCCTTCCCCGGCGCCGACGTCGTGACCGCGGTTCAGGCGTCGTTCCCCGAGGTCCGCAAGCGCGCGAACGTGCTGTTCCTCCTCGACGTGTCGGGATCGATGGACGAGCCCATCTCGGCGAGCGACACGAAGCTCACCCAGGCGCGCAAGGCGATCGAAGCCGCCCTCGGCCACTTCACGAACGGCGACGACGTCGGTCTCGCCGCCTTCGCACAGGCACCTGACGGCGCGATGGTGCCGGGTCTCGTGTCGCCGGTCTCCGACATCGGCTCGTCACGCGACGGCTTCCTCGGCGCGCTCGGCGGGATCACCTCGATGGGCGACACCCCGCTCTACCAGGCGGTCGACACCTTCGCGGCACAGCAGGCGGCGTCGTGGTCGAGCGACCACATCAACGCCATCGTGCTGCTCTCGGACGGCGAGAACGACACCCCGAACGCCCCGACCATCGGCGCCGACCAGATGCTCGCGAACCTGAAGGACATGCACCACGCGACGCCGGTGCTCATCTTCACGCTCGCCTACGGCGCCGACGCCGACGTGGCGACGCTGCAGTCCATCTCGAGCGCGACGGGCGCGCACTACTACGACGCGACCGACCCGTCGAAGCTCGAGGCCGTGCTCGGCGATCTCGTCACCAGCTTCTGACCTCACCTGCTCGCCTGTCACGATCTGCCGCTCGCGCCGGCACATCGTGACAGGCGAACGTCAGTTGGCGCCCGGCCAGGAATCGGCGAGCTTCGTCAGCAGGCGTGCGAGTTCGGCGCGCTCAGCGTCGGTGAAGGCCGCGAGCGCCGCGTCGATCGCCTCACGCCGCTCGCCGCGGAAGCCGCGCACCAGGCGCGTCCCGGCGTCCGTCAGCGCGACGCGCGTGCGGCGGGCGTCGTCGGGGTCGGCCTCGCGCCGCACCAGATCGAGTTGGACGGCCTGCTGCACGAGGCGCGACGCCCGCGGCTGATCGACGCCCACGGCGTCGGCGATCTCCCCCACCGAGAGGGGGTGGGATGCTGCGGCCAGCGCCTCGAGGAGCCTCATACGTGCCGGTCCGCCGAAGCGCCCGCCCCCGGCCCACGGTGGTGCCCCGAAACCGCCGGGTCCCCCGCGACCCCACGGACCGCCACGGCCTGCGAAGCCGTGGGTCGTGCCGTCTGGGTGGATGTGCTCTGACCCATCGGCCGCGTGCCCATGCGGACCGGCGTGGCCATGTGCGTGCGGGCCCGCGGAGTGCGGGCCGGGGCCCTCCATCCACGGCGGACGAGGGCCTCGTCGTCCGCGGAGGCGGGCGAGGGCGGCGGCGATCGCCTCGGACGGGTCGTCGGGAGTGGGCGGCATCCCTCCAATGTACATGCCACTTGACATGCATCTTTGATACATGTCACACTGCATGTACATGCACTTCGACATGTATCACCTGGCGGCCCTTCGAGCCGCCCTCGAAAGGACTTCCTCATGAACGACATCAACGACAACGAAGAGAACGACACCACCCGCCACGCCGACATGCGGCCGCTCGGCTACTGGCTGCGCGCGGTCGACACCCTGTTGACGCGCCGGTTCGCATCGGCGCTCCAGGCCGAGGGCATCACGCGCCGCGACTGGATGATTCTGAACGTGCTGTCAGGCGACATCGACGCCCCTGGGTTCCGCGAGCGTCTCGCTCGCAAGGGCAAGCGTCTGCGCGGCCTCGAGGAGCGCGGCTGGGCCGAGGAGCAGGGCGACGGAACGTGGGCCCTGACCGACTTCGGCCGCTCCGAGAAGGAGCGCATCGGCGCGATCGTCGACGACATCCGCACCCGTGTGGTCGCCGCCGTCGGAGACGACGAGGCCTATGCGGCCCTCACCGGCTCGCTCGAGGCGATCGCCCGGGAGCTCGGCTGGGATGAGAACACCACCGTTCCCGAGCGCGGCTTCGGTGGCTTCGGGCGCCCCGGCTTCCGTCCGGACTTCGGCCCCGGCTTCCGTCCGGACTTCGGCCCCGGCATGCGTCCGGGCTTCGGCCCCGGCTTCGGCGGGCGTCCGCGCCCGTTCGACCGAGACGTGCACGACGGCTACGGCCGCAATCGTCACCGCGGTTTCGGTCCCGGGCGCCCCGGCCACGCTGCCGAGCGCTTCGACGAGCCCATGCGCGGCTACGGAGACGACGGATGCCACGGCCACCACCCGCACGCCGGTCACAGCCACCACGACCATGAGGCCCACGTCCACCCGCACGGCGACCGCGGTCACCGCGGCGGTCACCCCAGTCACGGTCGCGGCGACAACGGCGGACGCCGCACCCAGCAGGCGTACGAGCGCGGTTTCGACGCCGGCTTCGCACGCGGCCGGGAGTCCGGCGCGGCCTGAGCCGCAGCATCCGTCCCCCCGAACGGTGGTCCCCGCACACGCTGGGACCACCCTTCGGTTTTTCCGCGTCCTCAGTTGAGGAGCAGTGCCGAGATGCGGAGCCACACCTTCCGATCGCTCCTCATCTCGGCCGAGACCCTCAACTGAGGATTCGAGCTCAGACCCTCAACTGAGGATTCGAGCTCAGACCCTCAACTGAGGATTCGGGCTCAGACCCTCAACTGAGGATGCAGGGGCACCCACACCGACGACGCCGTCACACGCGTGACACAAGCCCGGGGCACAATGGGCCCGTGACCACTGCGCCCGCGCTCCTCGCCATCTCGCACGGAACGTCGTCGCCCGCAGGGCAGGCGGCGGTCGCGGCGCTGGTGGATGCCGTCGCACGACGCCTCCCCGACGTCACGGTGCGGCTCGGGCACGTGGACGTGCAGCAGCCGGATGTCGCAGCATCCCTCGACGCGATCCCGGAGGGGACGCCCGTCGTGATCGTCCCGCTGCTGCTCTCGGCGGGATATCACGTGCGGGTCGACCTCATCGAGCAGTCCGCGGGGCGGGACCGCGTCGTGATCGCCCCGGCGCTCGGTCCGGATCCGCGCCTCGTGGACGCACTGATCGCTCGTCTGGAACCCCTCGACCCGGAAGACGCCCTCGTGCTCGCGGTGGCGGGATCCACCGACGACCGCGCGAACGAGGACTGCCGCGAGGTCGGACGGATGCTGGGCGCCAGACTCGGCCGAGACGTCACGGTCGGCTTCCTCGCGGCGGCAGACCCGCGCGTCGATGTCGCGGTCGCCCAGGTCGGCGCGCATGCCCGCCGCGTCGTCGTCGCCGACTACCTTCTCGCCCCGGGCTACTTCCACGACCTCGCCGTGCGGCTCGCCGCAGGTGCTCCCGTCGCGCCGCCCCTGCTCGGCGCCGATGAGCCGCCGGCATCCCTCGTCGACATCGTCGTCGATCGCTACAGCGAAGCCGCGAGGTAATCGCCGAGTCCACGATGGCCGCACTCGCAACTGTATGACGCCCCGTTACGTCGGTTAACGCCTCTTGACGCTCGGATAGGTCTCACGCGCGACCGCTTCTAGATTCGCGGAATGGACTCGATAGGGTCCCGCCCGGGGGACGCCCCGGGATTCACCCCGGAGGCCATCTTGACCATCAGCGACACCGAAGCGCGCGAAGCCGCAGAGCGCCCGCGCGCGGCCGTGCGCCCGCCCCGCGCGTCGTCGAAGCCGAACGGCCAGTGGAAGGTCGACGGCACCACCCCGCTCAACGGCAACGAGGAGTGGAAGCAGGTCGACAACGGCCTGAGCGTGCGCGACCGCATCGAGAACGTCTACTCGCAGGGCGGCTTCGCCTCGATCGACCCCACCGACCTGCACGGCCGGTTCCGCGTCTGGGGCCTCTACACCCAGCGCAAGCCCGGAATCGACGGCGGCCGTACCGCGACCCTGACCCCCGAAGAGCTCGAGGACGAGTACTTCATGATGCGCGTGCGCATCGACGGCGGCCAGCTCACCACCGAACAGCTGCGCGTCATCGCGGGCATCTCGACCGACTTCGCGCGCGACACCGCCGACCTCACCGATCGCCAGAACGTGCAGCTGCACTGGGTGCGCGTCGAGGACGTGCCCGAGATCTGGCGCCGCCTCGAGGCCGTCGGCCTCGGCACGACCGAGGCGTGCGGCGACGTGCCCCGTGTCATCCTCGGGTCGCCCGTCGCCGGCATCTCGGCCGACGAGCTCATCGACCCGACCGCGCAGATCGACGAGATCACGTCGCGGTTCATCGGCGACGAGTCGCTGGCCAACCTGCCCCGCAAGTTCAAGTCCGCGATCACCGGCCACCCGAGCCAGGACGTCGTGCACGAGATCAACGACGTCGCATTCGTCGCGGTCGCGCACCCCGAGCTGGGAATCGGCTACGACCTGTGGGTCGGCGGCGGCCTCTCGACCACTCCGCGCCTCGCGGAGCGCCTCGGCGTCTTCGTCTCGCCGGAGCGGGTCGCCGATGCCTGGCACGCCGTCGCGCAGATCTTCCGCGACTACGGCTACCGGCGCCTGCGCAACAAGGCGCGGCTGAAGTTCCTGCTCGCCGAGTGGGGCGCCGAGAAGTTCCGCCAGGTGCTGCAGGACGAGTACCTCGGCTACGCCCTGCCCGACGGTCCCGCCGCCCCGAAGCCCCTCACGCAGGGCGACCACGTCGGAGTGCACAAGCAGAAGGACGGTCGCTTCTACATCGGCGCGACGCCGATCGTCGGCCGCGTCTCGGGCACGACGCTCGCGAAGATCGCCGACCTGCTCGAAGCCCACGGCTCGACGCGGCTGCGCACCACGCCGCATCAGAAGCTCGTCTTCCTCGACATCGCCGAGGACGACGTCGAGCCTTTCATCGCGGGCCTCGACGAACTGGGCCTGTCGGCCCGTCCGAGCCTCATCCGCCGCGGCACGATCGCCTGCACCGGCATCGAGTTCTGCAAGCTCGCGATCGTCGAGACGAAGGCCTACGCGACGGCGGCGGTGCTCGACCTCGAGAAGCGCCTCGAGCAGTTCGAGCTGCCGCATCCGATCTCGCTCCACGTCAACGGCTGCCCCAACTCGTGCGCGCGCATCCAGACCGCCGACATCGGCCTCAAGGGCCAGCTCGTCACGATCGACGGCGAGCAGGTGCCGGGCTACCAGGTGCACCTCGGCGGTGGGCTCGTGGGCGCCGACCGCGACGACGCCGGCCTCGGCCGCACCGTGCGCGGCCTCAAGGTCGCCGCCGACGGCATCGCCGACTACACCGAGCGCGTCGTCAAGCGCTTCCTCGCCGACCGCGACGTGGCCGCCGACGAGACGTTCGCCCAGTGGGCCCACCGTGCCGAAGAGGAGGCACTCCAGTGACCGTCTCGCTCGCTCCCCGCGTCGCCGTCAAGCGCACGCACGAAGAGCTCGCCGCCCTCGCCGAACAGGGCAACGTCGAGCTCGGCAGCCTGACCGACCACGAGGCATCCGCCGCGGAGGTCATCGCCTGGGTCGCGCGCAACTTCTCGATGGCCTCCGCCGCCGTCGCGTGCTCGATGGCCGACGCCGCCCTCCCCCACCTGGTGGCCGAGCAGCTGCCCGGCGTCGACGTGCTCTTCCTCGACACCGGGTACCACTTCACGGAGACGTACGCGACGCGCGACGAGGTGCAGCGCGCGCTCGACGTGCGGATCGTCGACATCACGCCCGACCAGACCGTCGCGGAGCAGGACAGCGAGTTCGGCGCGAAGCTCTTCGAACGCGACGCCGGCCTGTGCTGCGCGCGTCGCAAGGTCGCGCCCCTGCAGGACGCCCTGGGCGGCTACGAGGTGTGGTTCACGGGTGTGCGCCGCGACGAGGCGCCGACCCGCACGAACACGCCACTCGTGACATGGGACGAGCGCAACGGCCTGGTGAAGGTGAACCCGGTCGCCGCGTGGAGCTTCGACGACGTGCTCGAGTACGCCGCCGCACACAAGGCGCCGGTGAATCTGCTGGTCGGGTTCGGGTACCCCTCGATCGGCTGCGAGCCGTGCACCAGGCCGGTCGCGCCCGGCGAAGACCCTCGATCCGGCCGCTGGGCCGGCTCCTCGAAGACCGAATGCGGGCTCCACGAATGACCCTCTCGAACACTCAGGACGTTTCGACTCGCTCGTTCCTCGCTCGCTCGACGACCGGGGAGAGCGCGCTGTCGACGCTCGACCTGCTCGAGGCCGAGGCGATCCACGTCATCCGCGAGGTCGTCGCCGAGTTCGAGCGGCCCGTGCTGCTGTTCTCCGGCGGCAAGGACTCCGTCGTCGTGCTCCACCTCGCCACCAAGGCGTTCGCGCCGGGCAAGGTGCCCTTCCCGGTGCTGCACGTCGACACCGGCCACAACTTCCCCGAGGTCCTCGCCTTCCGCGACGAGACCGTCGAGCGCCTCGGCATCCGTCTCGAAGTGGCCCGCGTGCAGGACTACATCGACGACGGCCGCCTGCAGGAGCGCGCCGACGGCACCCGCAACCCGCTGCAGACGCTGCCGCTGCTCGACGCGATCGCCGCCGGCCGCCACGACGCCGTCTTCGGCGGCGCGCGGCGCGACGAGGACAAGGCCCGTGCCAAGGAGCGCATCATCTCGCTGCGCGACGAATTCGGCCAGTGGGACCCGCGCAACCAGCGCCCCGAGCTCTGGAGCCTCTACAACGGTCGCCACACGCCAGGCCAGCACGTGCGCGCGTTCCCGATCTCGAACTGGACCGAGCTCGACGTCTGGCGCTACATCGAGCGCGAGGGCATCGCGCTGCCGCCCCTGTACTTCGCGCACGAGCGCGACGTGTACGCCCGCGACGGCATGTGGCGCCCCGTCGGCCCGTTCTCGCCGCCGCGCGAGAACGAGACCGTCGAGCGCCGCACGGTGCGCTATCGGACGGTCGGCGACATGAGCTGCACCGGAGCGGTGGATTCGGATGCTGCGGACCTGGCCGCGATCGTCGCCGAGGTCGCCGTCTCCACCCTGACCGAACGCGGTGCCACGCGCGCCGACGACCGCCTCAGCGAGGCGGCCATGGAGGACCGCAAGAAAGACGGGTACTTCTGAATGTCACTCGATACTCAGAGCGTTTCGACTCGCTCGTTCCTCGCTCGCTCAACGAGCGGGGCGGAAGGCACGCTGTTCCGGTTCGCCACGGCGGGCTCGGTCGATGACGGCAAGTCGACGCTCGTCGGCCGCCTGCTGCACGACTCCAAGGCGATCCTCGCCGACCAGCTCGAGCAGGTCGCGCGCACGTCGGCCGACCGCGGCTTCGCGCACGGCGCCTTCGACTTCGCACTCCTCACCGACGGCCTGCGCGCCGAGCGCGAGCAGGGCATCACGATCGACGTCGCCTACCGCTACTTCTCGACGGGGGCGCGGTCGTTCATCCTCGCCGACTGCCCCGGACACGTGCAGTACACGCGCAACATGGTCACCGGCGCGACGACCGCCGACGCCGTGATCGTGCTCGTCGACGGCCGCAAGGGCGTACTGGAGCAGACGAAGCGCCACCTCGCCGTGGTGGCGCTGCTGCGCGTTCCGCACGTCATCGTCGCGGTCAACAAGATCGACCTCGTCGGCTTCTCACAGGAGACGTTCGCCGGGGTGGCGGCACAAGCCGAGGCCGTCGCGGCCGAGCTGGGCATCGAGGACCTGCACGTCATCCCGGTGTCGGCGCTGGAGGGCGACAACATCGTCGACCGCTCGGAGCGCACGCCCTGGTACGACGGGCCGGCACTGCTCGAGCTGCTCGAGACCCTTCCCGCCGCCGATGACGCCGAGCGCGAGGGCGAGCCGCTGCGTCTGCCGGTGCAGCTCGTGCTGCGCCCGCAGGGTGGCCTCGCCCCCGGCATCGAACCCTCAGAGGCGGAGCGGCTGCGCGACTACCGCGCCGTCGCCGGCCGCATCTCGAGCGGCGTCGTGCGCGTGGGCGACCGGGTCGAGATCTTTCCGGGGGGATCGACCACCACGGTCACCGGCATCCGCGTCGCAGGTGCCGAGGTCGAGGAGGCGACGGCTCCGCAGTCCATCTCGCTCGAGTTCGACCGCGACATCGACACCGCGCGCGGAGCCCTCGTCGGCGCCGCCGGCACGCTTCCCGCGGGGCGTCGCGAGTTCGATGCCGAGCTCTTCCAGCTCGACGCGCGGACGCTGACGCCCGGCATCCGTGTGCTGGTGAAGCACGGCACCGCGACGGTGCAGGCCATCGTCGCGCAGATCGAGTCGCGCTACGACCTCGACGCGCTCACGCACGAGCCGGCGCAGACGCTCGAGACCAATGACATCGGCCGCGTGCGGCTGCGGCTGGCGGCAGACCTGCCGCTCGAGCCGTACGCCACCAGCCGCCACGGGGGCTCGTTCCTCGTGATCCATCCGTCCGACGGCGCGACTCTCGCCGCCGGGATCGTGCGCGACTGAACCCGTCCGCACCTCATCCCGCACAGGCGACACCGAACCTGAAGGAGGCGACACCGTGAACAAGATCCGCACCGCGACAGCACTCACATCCCTGGGACTCGTGGCCGTGATGATGGCCGGCTGCGCTTCCGCGGCAGCATCCTCGAGCGAGTCGTCGGCCGGGGGAGACAGTGCGTCGGTGAGCGAGCTGCGGTTGGGGTATTTCGCGAACGTCACCCACGCTCCCGCCCTGGTCGGCCTGGAGGAGGGCCTGTTCGCCGAGGCGTTGGGTGACGTGGAGGTCACCACGCAGGTGTTCAACGCGGGCCCTGCCGCGATCGAGGCGCTGTCGGCGGGGGCGATCGATGCGACCTATATCGGCCCGAACCCGTCGATCAACACGTTCATCCAGTCCGGTGGTCAGTCCGCCCGGATCGTCGCGGGCGCGGCGACCGGCGGGGCGGCGCTGGTGGTGCGCGACGGCATCGACGACCCGGCCGATCTGGAAGGCACCACGATCGCAACACCGCAGCTGGGCAACACGCAGGATGTGTCGGCGCGGGTGTGGCTGGCCGATCAGGGGTTCGACACCGACACGTCCGGGGGTGGGGATGTGCAGATCACGCCGACGGAGAACGCGCAGACGCTGACGCTGTTCCAGGACGGGCAGCTCGACGGGGCGTGGCTGCCCGAGCCGTGGGTGTCGCGGCTGATCATCGACGCCGGCGCGCACGTGCTGCAGGACGAGGCCGACCTGTGGGAGGACGGCCAGTTCCCGACCACGGTGCTGCTGGTGCGCACGGAGTTCCTCGACGAGCACCCCGATGTGGTCGCCGACCTGCTGACCGGTCATGAGGCCGCGGTGCAGTGGATCGCCGACAACCCGCAAGACGCCCCCGGCGTGATCAACGGGGCGATCGAGAAGGAGACCGGTAAACCGCTGGCCGACGCCGTGATCCAGCGCGCGCTGGAGCACGTGACGTTCTCGGTCGACCCGCACGCCGACACGTTCCAGACGCTGGTGGAGAACGGCATCCAGGCCGGCACCCAGAAGGACGGGTCCATCGACGGCCTGTTCGATCTGCGCCTGCTCAACGAGCAGCTCGAAGCCGAAGGCGAAGAACCCGTCTCCGCCGCAGGACTCGGCGAGGACTGACCATGAGCACCGCACCCCGTTCAAGGGCAACCTCCGCGCCGGGCCCACAGGCAGCCTCCGCGCCGGGCCCGCAGGCAGCCTCCGCGCCGGCTTCGGCCTCCGCGCCCGCTTCGGCCACCACCACCAAACCGCTCGCTCCGAGCTTCGACAGCGTCACGCCGGTGCCGGTCGCGGCGCCCGCGCCCGCACCGGCGGTCCGCATCGACGGTGTCTCCAAGCGCTTCGGCACCGGCCCGGTCGTTCTCGACGACGTGTCGCTCGACATCGCCCCCGGCGAGTTCGTGTGCCTGCTGGGTGCGTCCGGCTGCGGCAAGTCGACGCTCCTCAACCTCATCGCCGGACTCGACCGTCCCACCGCCGGCCGCATCGAGACCCCGGCCGAGGGCTCTGCCGTGATGTTCCAGGAGTCGGCGCTCATGCCGTGGCTCACCGCCCGCCGGAACGTGGAGCTCGCGCTGCGCCTGCGCGGCGTCCCTCGCGGCGAGCGCCGCGAGAAGGCGCTCGCCCTCCTCGACACCGTGAACCTCGCGGATGCTGCCGAGAAGCGCCCGCACGAACTGTCGGGCGGCATGCGCCAGCGGGTCGCCCTCGCCCGCGCCCTCGCGCAGGACCGGCCGGTGCTGCTGATGGACGAGCCGTTCGCCGCGCTCGACGCGATCACGCGCGACCTCCTCCACGAGGAGCTCGAGCGGGTGTGGCGCGCGACGGGTCGCACGATCGTGTTCGTCACGCACAACGTGCGCGAGGCCGCGCGCCTCGGCCAGCGCGTCGTCCTCATGGGGAGCCGCCCCGGCCGCATCGTCCAGGAGTGGAAGATCGCGAAGACCACCGGCCGGCGCATCGAGTCGCCCGAGGTCGCCGCCCTCTCGGTGGAGATCACCGAGCAGCTGCGGGAGGAGATCCGCCGCAATGCCGCATGACACTCAGACCCCCACCCGGTCGTTGAACGAGCGGGGAACGAGCGAGTCGAAACGCCTCGAGTCGACGGGCGACGTTTCGAATCGCTCCGCTCGCACAACGAGCGAGGGAGACGACCTGCGCTCGCTCGAGGCCGGTCTCGACCGCCTGCAGAC is from Microbacterium sp. LWH3-1.2 and encodes:
- a CDS encoding vWA domain-containing protein — protein: MRDGTRGNEDVPGPRRGQTSEPKTAPETSASSPTPAPAFSSATAASKPGKPSAIDERRERRRKRRRQAIIATTIVGIVVLVGSIGTVSYAIISNLAGTEQPAVAPAPEAPAVAEPIVFPEDEPAATAGAEPCTTVQVLSSFENAEMVEGLAAAYNSQPRNVAGSCVTVTTSREKSGVAATAVATGFPNLADDQKPTVWLPDSSTWADVAQADGATNLRAEGTSVALSDIVLAMPEDLAAAIGWDAEAPTWAEIFESAGDPDLWSGLGHPEWGAFKLGKTSPLVATSGEAAMFASYGTAAGSMTDFTVAQVQNPAVQAEVHENETATSHYMATPEHFLWHARQAEASDSAADFLSAVIVDEKSVWDYNRGITSRDGITRTQADPPAEQLVPLYPADGYYTADNPVMRLTGGWVDPVESEAAADFIRFTHTAQGQAAVRAAGYRDLNRDLDEGVQQVGQLDGEQGGMLAFPGADVVTAVQASFPEVRKRANVLFLLDVSGSMDEPISASDTKLTQARKAIEAALGHFTNGDDVGLAAFAQAPDGAMVPGLVSPVSDIGSSRDGFLGALGGITSMGDTPLYQAVDTFAAQQAASWSSDHINAIVLLSDGENDTPNAPTIGADQMLANLKDMHHATPVLIFTLAYGADADVATLQSISSATGAHYYDATDPSKLEAVLGDLVTSF
- a CDS encoding MarR family winged helix-turn-helix transcriptional regulator, translated to MRLLEALAAASHPLSVGEIADAVGVDQPRASRLVQQAVQLDLVRREADPDDARRTRVALTDAGTRLVRGFRGERREAIDAALAAFTDAERAELARLLTKLADSWPGAN
- a CDS encoding sirohydrochlorin chelatase, encoding MTTAPALLAISHGTSSPAGQAAVAALVDAVARRLPDVTVRLGHVDVQQPDVAASLDAIPEGTPVVIVPLLLSAGYHVRVDLIEQSAGRDRVVIAPALGPDPRLVDALIARLEPLDPEDALVLAVAGSTDDRANEDCREVGRMLGARLGRDVTVGFLAAADPRVDVAVAQVGAHARRVVVADYLLAPGYFHDLAVRLAAGAPVAPPLLGADEPPASLVDIVVDRYSEAAR
- a CDS encoding nitrite/sulfite reductase; protein product: MTISDTEAREAAERPRAAVRPPRASSKPNGQWKVDGTTPLNGNEEWKQVDNGLSVRDRIENVYSQGGFASIDPTDLHGRFRVWGLYTQRKPGIDGGRTATLTPEELEDEYFMMRVRIDGGQLTTEQLRVIAGISTDFARDTADLTDRQNVQLHWVRVEDVPEIWRRLEAVGLGTTEACGDVPRVILGSPVAGISADELIDPTAQIDEITSRFIGDESLANLPRKFKSAITGHPSQDVVHEINDVAFVAVAHPELGIGYDLWVGGGLSTTPRLAERLGVFVSPERVADAWHAVAQIFRDYGYRRLRNKARLKFLLAEWGAEKFRQVLQDEYLGYALPDGPAAPKPLTQGDHVGVHKQKDGRFYIGATPIVGRVSGTTLAKIADLLEAHGSTRLRTTPHQKLVFLDIAEDDVEPFIAGLDELGLSARPSLIRRGTIACTGIEFCKLAIVETKAYATAAVLDLEKRLEQFELPHPISLHVNGCPNSCARIQTADIGLKGQLVTIDGEQVPGYQVHLGGGLVGADRDDAGLGRTVRGLKVAADGIADYTERVVKRFLADRDVAADETFAQWAHRAEEEALQ
- a CDS encoding phosphoadenylyl-sulfate reductase, translating into MTVSLAPRVAVKRTHEELAALAEQGNVELGSLTDHEASAAEVIAWVARNFSMASAAVACSMADAALPHLVAEQLPGVDVLFLDTGYHFTETYATRDEVQRALDVRIVDITPDQTVAEQDSEFGAKLFERDAGLCCARRKVAPLQDALGGYEVWFTGVRRDEAPTRTNTPLVTWDERNGLVKVNPVAAWSFDDVLEYAAAHKAPVNLLVGFGYPSIGCEPCTRPVAPGEDPRSGRWAGSSKTECGLHE
- the cysD gene encoding sulfate adenylyltransferase subunit CysD — its product is MTLSNTQDVSTRSFLARSTTGESALSTLDLLEAEAIHVIREVVAEFERPVLLFSGGKDSVVVLHLATKAFAPGKVPFPVLHVDTGHNFPEVLAFRDETVERLGIRLEVARVQDYIDDGRLQERADGTRNPLQTLPLLDAIAAGRHDAVFGGARRDEDKARAKERIISLRDEFGQWDPRNQRPELWSLYNGRHTPGQHVRAFPISNWTELDVWRYIEREGIALPPLYFAHERDVYARDGMWRPVGPFSPPRENETVERRTVRYRTVGDMSCTGAVDSDAADLAAIVAEVAVSTLTERGATRADDRLSEAAMEDRKKDGYF
- a CDS encoding sulfate adenylyltransferase subunit 1; amino-acid sequence: MSLDTQSVSTRSFLARSTSGAEGTLFRFATAGSVDDGKSTLVGRLLHDSKAILADQLEQVARTSADRGFAHGAFDFALLTDGLRAEREQGITIDVAYRYFSTGARSFILADCPGHVQYTRNMVTGATTADAVIVLVDGRKGVLEQTKRHLAVVALLRVPHVIVAVNKIDLVGFSQETFAGVAAQAEAVAAELGIEDLHVIPVSALEGDNIVDRSERTPWYDGPALLELLETLPAADDAEREGEPLRLPVQLVLRPQGGLAPGIEPSEAERLRDYRAVAGRISSGVVRVGDRVEIFPGGSTTTVTGIRVAGAEVEEATAPQSISLEFDRDIDTARGALVGAAGTLPAGRREFDAELFQLDARTLTPGIRVLVKHGTATVQAIVAQIESRYDLDALTHEPAQTLETNDIGRVRLRLAADLPLEPYATSRHGGSFLVIHPSDGATLAAGIVRD
- a CDS encoding ABC transporter substrate-binding protein, whose translation is MNKIRTATALTSLGLVAVMMAGCASAAASSSESSAGGDSASVSELRLGYFANVTHAPALVGLEEGLFAEALGDVEVTTQVFNAGPAAIEALSAGAIDATYIGPNPSINTFIQSGGQSARIVAGAATGGAALVVRDGIDDPADLEGTTIATPQLGNTQDVSARVWLADQGFDTDTSGGGDVQITPTENAQTLTLFQDGQLDGAWLPEPWVSRLIIDAGAHVLQDEADLWEDGQFPTTVLLVRTEFLDEHPDVVADLLTGHEAAVQWIADNPQDAPGVINGAIEKETGKPLADAVIQRALEHVTFSVDPHADTFQTLVENGIQAGTQKDGSIDGLFDLRLLNEQLEAEGEEPVSAAGLGED
- a CDS encoding ABC transporter ATP-binding protein translates to MPVAAPAPAPAVRIDGVSKRFGTGPVVLDDVSLDIAPGEFVCLLGASGCGKSTLLNLIAGLDRPTAGRIETPAEGSAVMFQESALMPWLTARRNVELALRLRGVPRGERREKALALLDTVNLADAAEKRPHELSGGMRQRVALARALAQDRPVLLMDEPFAALDAITRDLLHEELERVWRATGRTIVFVTHNVREAARLGQRVVLMGSRPGRIVQEWKIAKTTGRRIESPEVAALSVEITEQLREEIRRNAA